GCATTATTTTTGGTGCCAAAGATTAATAGTTCTGGTAAGAGGAATTTCATAATTAGACGATTAAAAGAAAAGAGTGGAACCATAAGTGTGCCCACAGGTGAGGTAGAATTTCACAACTCTGAAGCATATCTTTTGGGCGAACAAAGAAAAGGTATTTACTATACAATGGAGGACTTAATGGTTTCTCGTTTAGCAAACTCTATTGGAGCTTTAGGTATTGCAAGAAAATCATTTCTTGAGGCTTATTATTATACGCAAGTCAGAAATGCTTTTGGTAAACGTCTAATAGAGCATCCGTTAGTCCAAAGAGATTTGCTAGATATGGAGATACTTATTGAAGGAACTACAGCACTAGCATTCAAGGCTGTAGATCAATTCCAAAAATCGTGGATGGACACACCTCCGTATACTGAGAAATATCACTATGCACGGTTGCTTACTCATATAACAAAAAATATTACTGCTGAGACGGCTGCGTACGTATCAAAGATGGCGATGGAAATTTATGGCGGGATAGGATTCTTAAAAGAGTATCCTATAGAAAGACTTCATAGAGAAGCTTTAATAACACCAATTTGGGAAGGAACAAGTAACATACAAGCATTAGACATGTTAGAAGCAATAGCTAAAAAAGGTGCTCACATACAACTTTTAGATGACGTGAAAAATTTAATAAATGACATCAGAGAGGGAAAAGAAATAGCAGAATTTGCAAAAACAAAAATAGAAGAAACATTATCAAGACTTACAACATATAGTGATACAGAAGCTCAGTTTTATGCAAAAGATACACTTACGTCCCTTGGCCATTCAATAACAGTGATCTTATTGGCGCATATTGGTTCAAAGCTAAACCTAGATAGATTCGTAACCATAGCGAAATTGTATAGTGATAGATATTTAGAAGGCAAAAGCTATTCGAGAGACATAGTAGAAAAAGCAAAGGAGTTATTTGTGATTGAAGAGTTAAGATCTAGGAGGATTGTACATCATGCATGAAGGCTTCACAGTATTTTCCTTTCTAAAAAGAGCTATTACTTTATCACCTAATATTGAGATAGTCCAGAGTAATCATCGTCAAACATATAGAGAAACATATGAAAGAGTTATTGGGCTTGCTAACTCTTTACTTTCACTAGGAATATCTAAAGGTACGGTAATTGGTGTAGCTGATTATAATACTCACAAATATGTAGAATTATTATATGCATCTAGTTTGATTGGAGCTATAATTTATCCTATCAATATAAGATTACCACCAGAGCAAATAGTTTATACTATAAAACACGCGGGAGTAGAATGGATATTTTTGTCAAAAGATTTTATGGCACTTTCTAAATATATCAGACAAGAAAAAGTGATAGGTTTAGACGCAAATGAGACAAAAATAATATACGATGATTTAATTACAAGACGTATAGTTAAAGAACCAGAAATAGAAGTAAAAGAAAATGATCCATATTCAATCCTCTATACTTCAGGCACTACTGGATTGCCTAAAGCAGTAATGTATAGCCATGAAAAAGTAGTCCATGGTGCTCTAGCAATAGTACACCAATTAGGATTATACAACACCCCAGCAAAGTTAGATAGTAATGATGTAATATTTCCACTAATACCATTCTATCATATCTGGGCATGGGGATCGGTTTTTCACGCACCATATTTGGGTGCAAAATACGTTTTAGGTGGGAGATTTGATCCGCAAAAGACAATAGAGTTAACTAAAAAAGAGAACGTGACATGGTTAAATGCTGTACCAACTATGGTCCATATGCTTCTTTCACAGCCTAATTCATCTGAGCTAAAAGGTTTAAAGATTTTAGTTGGAGGAATGCCTATTCCAATAAATCTTGCAAAAAAGATGGATGAAATAGGTATACGATTCTCAACTATTTATGGTGGAACTGATATGTTAGCAATTTCCATCTCAATTATTCCAAAGAGCACAATTATAAGCGATGTTATTGATTACGTAAGAATTACAACGCATCCTGTACCTTTTGTTGACTTTAGAGTTATAAAACCAGATGGGACTATTGCCAGACCAAACGAAATGGGGGAATTATATGTTAAAGCACCATGGTTACCTGGTGAATATTATAAAGACCTTGAGAAAACGAAAAGTTCATATGAAAATGATTGGTTTAGAACTGGAGACATAGCACTAATTACTTCGGAAGGTGGGATAAGAATACTTGATAGGATAAAAGATGCTATAAAAAGTGGTGGTGAATGGATACCAACAAGTGTTCTTGAATCTATAATATCAGAAATACCTCAAGTCGATACAGTTGCAGTAATAGGAATAAGGGATGAGAAGTGGGGAGAAAGGCCAATAGCAATAATTAAATTACGTCCCTCAACACAAATCTCACAAGAAGAAATTATGCAATATTTAAGAAAATCTGTTTATGATGGGAGAATTCCAAAGTGGTGGTTACCAGAACAAATACTGATCGTAGAGGATATTCCGTTAACTAGCACTGGGAAAATAAACAAATTACTCTTAAAGGAAAAACTTAACATCACTTCCTAAAATTTTCGCTATTTTTAGACCATAATAATTTATGGTATTAAGTTAATCTTTTTTATGCAAGAAAAGATTATATAAATTTATTAAGAAAGAAAACGTGGTGAGCATATGAAGCCTGTTCATATACTTGCGAGTAAGGATGACATTGCTAAAAGTGCGATAGTAGTTGGTGATCCAGGGCGTGCAAAACTTCTTTCCGGACTTCTTGAAAATCCCAGATTAGTTAATGAGAATCGGGGATTTATAACGTATACTGGACTCTACAAGGGATTTCCAGTAACTGTTGCAACACACGGGATAGGGGGAGCATCGTCGGCAGCAGTTTTTGAAGAACTAAGAATGTTGGGAGCTGAGATAATGGTAAGGTTAGGGACTACTGGCGCATTTAAAGAAGGAATAAAAATTGGAGATATTATCGTTGCTGATGGTGCTGCATACCCTGTAGGTGGTACCATTGGAATGTATGTGGGTATAGAAAACTGTTATCCTGCATCCCCTGATATTGAGCTTACATACACAATTTATAAAAAATTAAAAACCGTAATACCCAATGTATATATAGGAGGAGTTTTCAGTTCTGACGCATTCTATGCAGAAAATCCACAATTTGTAGACACATGGTCACATAGAAACATATTATCAGTAGAAATGGAGTGCGCGACATTATTCACGATTGCGCGATTAAGAGGTTTTAAAGCGGGAGGAGTATTAGTAGTGAGTGATAACTTGAAAACCGGAGAATCAGTACTAGATAAGCCAGAAATATTAAGTAAGAGGTTCATGGAAGTCGGAAAAACACTCATGGAGGTATTTACAGAATTCCAGAGGTAAAGCCAAATACTAAAAATTTTATGGGACTTTTTTACATCGAATCTTCAAAAATTCGTTAATTTGCTCTACATTTAAGAGGTCTTCCAATTCAACTTTATTCATGAAGGACTCTATACCGGAATTATCATGGCATGCATTAAGTATATTGCTTAGCTCTTCAAATATACTCCATGGATAAATAATCCATGCATTAGTCTTCATTGTGATGCCACAATAGTCTGGTTTGAATATACTTCTTGGTTTTAAATATAGCACTGCAGTTTTCACTTCATTTGCTCCTAATGATTTCAATACTTCTACGGCTGTTTTTAGAGTTAAACCTGTATCAGCAACTTCATCAACAACTAATACTTTATGATCTTTTACATCAATTCCTATTGGCTCTTGTACCTTTACTGTAGAACCATCTAAACCTTGACTCCAGTGCTGAATTCTAATTGATACTACGTCATTAATGTTTAAAGCATCTGATAGCACAAGAGCTGGTATTAATCCCCATCTACTTATACCCACAACCATATCTGGTCTGTATCTTGAATTAATAACTTTAAAAGCTAATTCATAAGTTAATTTTAACAATTCTCTCCAGCTCACAAAGACAAATTCCATGAAAATACTAACCTAATGTCCCATATAAATTTAAACTCTAAGCCCACTTATGCAAAAAATATTATTTTTTGATTATTTAAAAATCTGTTAAGTTGTTTAGTGTTAAGATCTCAAGATTGTAATAATGAATTAAATAGACATCTTTTTCAAAGAGTCTAATAACTATAAAAATATAAAAATGAGCACCAAGTTAAGGAAAAATTAATGAGCATAATATTCATTATCACAATATTAAACACTCCCATGTTTTTACGAACAATCCGGATAGATTAACGAATCGAAAGTGAAAAGGACTAAGTAGAGACACGAATAACGAAAAACTATATGTCCTTAATCATCAGAATCTTACTTACCTGAGTTTAGAAACATTACTAATGAAAAAGAGTGTAAAAAATGTTTATAAAAATAAGAAGTTATTTTTATAGTACTTGGAGTTCTCTAAGTTTTGAAAATGGTATTGTACCGTCGCTGTTCCATCCTCTTAGCCTATAATATTCGTCAAGTAATGAGTTAAAGAGTGCTGGTGTGATTATGTTGCCTTTGCTTGGACCTGAATCTGATGGTTGCGTCATGAATCTTTTTGGTAGTATGTCATGTCTTCTGTCGAATCCATTCATTTGATTAATGTATCTTTCTAAGTTCCAAATTCTTTCGCCAATACGAAGCACTTCATTAACATCTATATCCCAGCCTGTAAAACCTGTGAGCAATGTTGCATAATCTTCGAGTGTCATGGCAAAAGTCGAGAATTTGCATACATCTAATGAATCCGTTAAGGCAAAGAAGTCCTCTAAGAGTTTCACTAACTCTGGTTTCCCTTTAGTAGCCAATGGATCGTGTTTTTCTGGTATACCGAAGAGTTCTGCTGCAGGTGTGTAGCTTCTTAGATGGCATGCTCCTCTGTTAGAAGTAGCGTAAGCTATTGAAAATCCTGTAAGACCTCGAGGGTCATATGCAGGTATTCCTTGACCTTTAACGGCGTTTGCCATATCAGGATCACCAAAAGCTTTTGCTGCCCTTGCACTACCCTCTGCCAAAATCTCCCCTATACCTTCTCTTCTAGCTATTAGATGAACTAATTCGATAAACTTGTCCGCATCACCCCATGCTATTTTTTCATCAATTAATCCCCTCTCAGATGCTTCAGCAGCTACGCCTAGTACATTTCCAAGTTCGATTGTATCAATACCTATATCATTGGCTAAATAATTAAGGTATGATACTGCTTGTATATCACCTAAACCAATATTTGCACCTAATGCCCACGAAGTCTCATATTCAGGGCCCTCACTTTTGTGTGCATACTTACCAGTCTTGACCTCTGACTCTCTTTTACATGCAACTGGGCACGCGTGACAAGTTGGTGTTGATATTAGTATGGTGGCCTTAAGGTTCTCTCCACTAATATTATAGGCGTATTCAAACGAGGTACTTTTTCCATTTCTAGTAGGAAATGCACCTATCTCGTTTACTATGTTTGTGAGCACACTAGTACCATACACAGATAGACCTCCTTTACGTGGTGCAGTTATAGGACTTTCTAGGATTCTCTTTAATGCCAACCCTCTTCCTTTCTCAAAAACCTCAGGTCTTGCTGGTTTTGGCATATCCTTCTCATGACCTATCACAACTACAGCTTTTACCCTCTTAGAACCCATCACAGCTCCTGTACCACCTCTACCAGAAGCCCTACCGCCATCGTGTATTATAGCAGCAAATCGTACTTTTCGTTCACCAGCAGGACCGATAGCAAAAATCTTAGCATTTTCACCATACTTAGCTTTAAGCAACTTCGTAACCTCTAAAGTGCCCTTACCCCATAGAGAAGTCGCATCTTCTATTTTTACAATACCATCCCTTACTAATAAGTAAACTGGTTTATCACTACTACCAGTCATAATTATTCCATCAAACTTAGCCCATTTTAAAGCAGCACCAACATAGCCTCCAACATGAGAGTCTGTAACAGTACCTGTTAATGGTGATCTAGTCACTGATGCAAGCCTACCACTCAATGGAACTAAACTACCAGTGAGCGGCCCAACCATTAGTGCGTGCGGATTTTCAGGCGAAAATGGATCTGCCTTTGGATTTAAATCGTAAACATATTTTACACCTAAACCTCTACCACCCACATACTTCCTTGCATCTTCTTCACAAACCTCATCATATTCAACCCTTCGTTCTGTTAAATCTATGAAAGCAACGTGATTTGCATAACCACCTGCCTTAACCATGAAGACTCACTAATTTTTAGTCTCTTTTACAATATATATACTTTACTTGTTCTTAATCATCTCTTTAAGTAATAAATTCGAAATCAACTGTGTTAGATACCAGATGCTTTGAACAATCTTAATTTAATCTCTTTTAACATCTTGTTAACTTTCTCTTCATTACCCTCAGCTTCTATATAAATAACTGGTATTTCTATTCCATGTATAATATCTGTATCCTCCTTTACTATTCTGATCAACCAATCATTACCTCCTATTTCATAGTTGTTAACATTCTTATCATAATCTCTAAATACTAGCAATACTTCCCATACCTTTACACCACGCAACTCTGTGGTAATCTTATACATTATTGTTCATATTAAAAATAATATGCATAAATAAATACCTATAACCTAATATATTCGGTTCGTTAATGTCCTTTAACCTAAAGAGATTTACATCGTTGTTGGATAGTTAATTTTTTTATAACTGTCTGTTCCATCTCTGCAAAAGTTTCATCGATGGCTTTCTGGGTCAACGGAAAATTCCCTCATCCTGAGATCATCTATGCCCATTCGGTGCTAACCTTCCACCGCACCGGGCATAGGCTAGTAAATAGGTGTTTTGAGTGATAAATTCCTTGACGAAAGCTGTGGTAGTCTAGAGGTCTTCTAGACTGAATATAATGTACTCAAGTGGGTTATATGATCATAGTAGGTCTGATTTTAACACGATCCAAAACCCAGTATTATGAAACTTTAAGCCAGGAATATCCTCGGCTTCAGCTTTAAGGACATCAAAATGTAATTGCTTATATAATGGTTAATCGTATTCATAGTGAGTTTTGATGAATATTGTTGTTGCAGAAAGCCCTAGATTGTCATCATTCTGTGAAAAAAGAGTAAGGGAAAGTGATGATCCTAGTATAATATATAATTATCTTGCTGATGAGTCAAGGATTGTGATAGGTAATGCTCAAAAAGTTATTTTTCCAAGATGCGAGGCTCACATTTCTGATGTGTTGAGGAGAGCTAATGAAAAGAATATATTAATAACAGTTTCTGGTGGAGGAACTGGTATAACTGGTTCAAGAGTGCCACTAGGTGGTATAGTGCTTTCAACGGAAGAGCTAACGGAAGTAGAGACAAAAAATGAGAATGAAGAATTAATCGAGCATGTTGAATCAGGAATAAAATATTCAATAGCTTTAGGGAGGAATCATGAATTCTATGCTAGAGCTCCTCCAGGTATTCCTCTTGCGATTTTTAAAAGGATGGTTGAAAGTGAAGGTCTTTTTTATCCACCTGATCCCACTGAATTGAGTGCATTTCTTGGCGGTACTGTGGCTACGAATGCTTCAGGTTCTATGACTTTTTATTATGGATCAACGAGAGATTTTGTTCGAAGACTTCGTGTAGTGCTTACTAATGGGAGAGTTCTTGATATCAAAAGGGGCAAAATCTTTGCAGATAATTACAA
This region of Thermoprotei archaeon genomic DNA includes:
- a CDS encoding acyl-CoA dehydrogenase family protein; this encodes MDDTYSYLSNVYGKNHFELDKPFRVILEYYIGKSVDFSELGKFVGKELYEIADYIDKNANPKHIMWSVNGERVDSVWLDPAQRWVLEKLLKEYSVNKPPYKEGNWHKHYASLYLISDPGIACIITVTNQTAYALYKYGSEDLKKYVPHLIGDADPIMYGATWFTEIQGGSDLGANVTEAFYNGRTWVINGDAKYFASNVGLADMALVTARPKEAQPGAKGLALFLVPKINSSGKRNFIIRRLKEKSGTISVPTGEVEFHNSEAYLLGEQRKGIYYTMEDLMVSRLANSIGALGIARKSFLEAYYYTQVRNAFGKRLIEHPLVQRDLLDMEILIEGTTALAFKAVDQFQKSWMDTPPYTEKYHYARLLTHITKNITAETAAYVSKMAMEIYGGIGFLKEYPIERLHREALITPIWEGTSNIQALDMLEAIAKKGAHIQLLDDVKNLINDIREGKEIAEFAKTKIEETLSRLTTYSDTEAQFYAKDTLTSLGHSITVILLAHIGSKLNLDRFVTIAKLYSDRYLEGKSYSRDIVEKAKELFVIEELRSRRIVHHA
- a CDS encoding AMP-binding protein, whose translation is MHEGFTVFSFLKRAITLSPNIEIVQSNHRQTYRETYERVIGLANSLLSLGISKGTVIGVADYNTHKYVELLYASSLIGAIIYPINIRLPPEQIVYTIKHAGVEWIFLSKDFMALSKYIRQEKVIGLDANETKIIYDDLITRRIVKEPEIEVKENDPYSILYTSGTTGLPKAVMYSHEKVVHGALAIVHQLGLYNTPAKLDSNDVIFPLIPFYHIWAWGSVFHAPYLGAKYVLGGRFDPQKTIELTKKENVTWLNAVPTMVHMLLSQPNSSELKGLKILVGGMPIPINLAKKMDEIGIRFSTIYGGTDMLAISISIIPKSTIISDVIDYVRITTHPVPFVDFRVIKPDGTIARPNEMGELYVKAPWLPGEYYKDLEKTKSSYENDWFRTGDIALITSEGGIRILDRIKDAIKSGGEWIPTSVLESIISEIPQVDTVAVIGIRDEKWGERPIAIIKLRPSTQISQEEIMQYLRKSVYDGRIPKWWLPEQILIVEDIPLTSTGKINKLLLKEKLNITS
- a CDS encoding purine-nucleoside phosphorylase translates to MKPVHILASKDDIAKSAIVVGDPGRAKLLSGLLENPRLVNENRGFITYTGLYKGFPVTVATHGIGGASSAAVFEELRMLGAEIMVRLGTTGAFKEGIKIGDIIVADGAAYPVGGTIGMYVGIENCYPASPDIELTYTIYKKLKTVIPNVYIGGVFSSDAFYAENPQFVDTWSHRNILSVEMECATLFTIARLRGFKAGGVLVVSDNLKTGESVLDKPEILSKRFMEVGKTLMEVFTEFQR
- a CDS encoding phosphoribosyltransferase produces the protein MEFVFVSWRELLKLTYELAFKVINSRYRPDMVVGISRWGLIPALVLSDALNINDVVSIRIQHWSQGLDGSTVKVQEPIGIDVKDHKVLVVDEVADTGLTLKTAVEVLKSLGANEVKTAVLYLKPRSIFKPDYCGITMKTNAWIIYPWSIFEELSNILNACHDNSGIESFMNKVELEDLLNVEQINEFLKIRCKKVP
- a CDS encoding aldehyde ferredoxin oxidoreductase family protein, giving the protein MVKAGGYANHVAFIDLTERRVEYDEVCEEDARKYVGGRGLGVKYVYDLNPKADPFSPENPHALMVGPLTGSLVPLSGRLASVTRSPLTGTVTDSHVGGYVGAALKWAKFDGIIMTGSSDKPVYLLVRDGIVKIEDATSLWGKGTLEVTKLLKAKYGENAKIFAIGPAGERKVRFAAIIHDGGRASGRGGTGAVMGSKRVKAVVVIGHEKDMPKPARPEVFEKGRGLALKRILESPITAPRKGGLSVYGTSVLTNIVNEIGAFPTRNGKSTSFEYAYNISGENLKATILISTPTCHACPVACKRESEVKTGKYAHKSEGPEYETSWALGANIGLGDIQAVSYLNYLANDIGIDTIELGNVLGVAAEASERGLIDEKIAWGDADKFIELVHLIARREGIGEILAEGSARAAKAFGDPDMANAVKGQGIPAYDPRGLTGFSIAYATSNRGACHLRSYTPAAELFGIPEKHDPLATKGKPELVKLLEDFFALTDSLDVCKFSTFAMTLEDYATLLTGFTGWDIDVNEVLRIGERIWNLERYINQMNGFDRRHDILPKRFMTQPSDSGPSKGNIITPALFNSLLDEYYRLRGWNSDGTIPFSKLRELQVL